One part of the Symphalangus syndactylus isolate Jambi chromosome 1, NHGRI_mSymSyn1-v2.1_pri, whole genome shotgun sequence genome encodes these proteins:
- the LOC129490067 gene encoding olfactory receptor 4C16 has protein sequence MQLNNNVTEFILLGLTQDPFWKKIVFVIFLLLYLGTLLGNLLIIITVKTSQALKNPMYFFLFYLSLSDTCLSTSIAPRIIVDAHLKKTTISFSECMIQVFSAHFFGCLEIFILILMAIDRYVAICKPLHYMTIMSHQVCGVLMAVAWVGSCVHSLAQIFLALSLPFCGPNVIDHYFCDLQPLLKLACSDTYVVNLLLVSNSGAICTVGFVILMFSYVIILHSLRNHSAEGRKKALSTCVSHIIVVILFFGPCIFIYTRPATTFPMDKMTAVFYTVGTPLLNPLIYTLRNTEVRTAMKKLWRKKLFADGKR, from the coding sequence ATGCAACTGAATAATAATGTGACTGAGTTCATTCTGCTTGGATTGACACAGGATCCTTTTTGGAAGAAAAtagtgtttgttatttttttgcttcTCTACTTGGGAACATTGTTGGGTAACTTGCTAATTATTATTACtgtcaagaccagccaggcactTAAGAACCCAatgtatttcttcctcttctacttATCCTTATCTGATACTTGCCTCTCTACTTCCATAGCCCCTAGAATAATAGTGGATGCCCATTTGAAGAAGACAACTATCTCCTTCAGCGAGTGCATGATCCAAGTCTTTTCAGCCCATTTCTTTGGCTGCCTGGAGATCTTCATCCTTATCCTCATGGCTATTGATCGCTATGTGGCCATCTGTAAGCCCCTGCACTACATGACCATTATGAGCCACCAGGTATGTGGTGTGTTGATGGCTGTGGCCTGGGTGGGATCCTGTGTGCATTCTTTAGCTCAGATTTTTCTTGCCCTGAGTTTGCCTTTCTGTGGCCCCAATGTGATCGATCACTATTTCTGTGACTTGCAGCCCTTGTTGAAACTAGCCTGTTCAGACACCTATGTGGTTAACCTACTCCTGGTTTCCAACAGTGGGGCCATTTGTACAGTGGGTTTTGTCATACTGATGTTCTCCTATGTCATCATCTTGCATTCTCTGAGAAACCACAGTgctgaagggagaaagaaagcccTTTCCACCTGTGTGTCCCACATCATTGTGGTCATCCTGTTCTTTGGACCTtgcatatttatatacacacgcCCTGCAACCACGTTCCCAATGGATAAAATGACAGCTGTATTTTATACAGTTGGAACACCTTTGCTTAACCCTCTGATTTATACACTGAGGAATACAGAAGTGAGAACTGCCATGAAGAAGCTGTGGAGAAAGAAATTGTTTGCAGATGGCAAAAGATAA